A single genomic interval of Ischnura elegans chromosome 3, ioIscEleg1.1, whole genome shotgun sequence harbors:
- the LOC124155476 gene encoding TRAF-type zinc finger domain-containing protein 1-like isoform X1, whose translation MAEENNFCANCKRDIPSVNFVMHSIHCARNITLCTLCEEPVPRSEMDSHQAEFHSLKDCEACGERFDVAQLREHKANTCPMRRVNCSICELELPATEIIEHENYCGSRTELCEDCGEYVMLKYNKLHLESNHGFLKLDDEPGPSPSWQSNERVVAPVIGGYENGASWRPPVQNNVTLGATRVPSASTSKRNNDMPQLNSILPPQAVKSLHKPLIMGDKSSRSYSVGEIDSDVAALFGDSLHLGRRLPSGGHSGGEEDLVALPCEFCEALVPANQLIIHQTACRPDLARYDIPAAAVATSVFNAHSPGPAMLSRVNAPTIHNNLTSSPPPSPLHLPARRDHDDLDDTLLPCEFCHKSFSINKLYEHQTQCTWSLTDGFNGRQDTTFNGRPDTTFNGRPDTTFNGRPDTTFNRRPDTTFNGRPDTTFNGRPDPVDQLPSTSMPKFVAEYKSNDKNVEREAYKEDVKKPASRLPNELKPRRRGGREFVGREWTLPPGAPKVRPSAALASSQPVVSNVNDFESDGGRQALLKQAQMMEKINAQLGLKKESSNSQMNHVYSDLPTWVPRAPKQPNYFNNSPSSSRNLGSYTSPSGGHAATAGRGRGGGRTTGAIPKQKIKSIKKYRAPSPPSK comes from the exons ATGgcggaggaaaataatttttgtgcaaattg CAAAAGGGACATTCCTTCTGTAAATTTCGTAATGCATAGCATTCACTGTGCCCGAAATATTACACTCTGTACCCTTTGCGAGGAACCTGTCCCTCGATCGGAAATGGATTCTCATCAAGCTGAATTTCATTCGCTCAAAGATTGTGAGGCTTGTGGGGAGAGATTCGATGTCGCTCAACTCAGGGAACATAAG GCAAACACATGTCCAATGAGGAGAGTCAACTGCTCAATATGTGAGCTTGAATTGCCTGCTACAGAAATCATTGAACATGAAAATTACTGTGGGAGTCGCACAGAGCTCTGTGAAGACTGTGGTGAATAtgtcatgttaaaatataacaAACTTCACTTGGAATCAAACCATGGATTCCTGAAACTAGATGATG AGCCAGGACCTAGTCCATCATGGCAGAGTAATGAGAGGGTAGTGGCCCCTGTGATTGGAGGGTACGAGAACGGTGCCTCGTGGAGACCACCGGTGCAGAATAATGTCACTCTTGGTGCCACCAGGGTGCCATCTGCATCAACAAGCAAAAGAAACAATGACATGCCTCAGTTGAACTCCATTCTTCCTCCTCAGGCTGTAAAATCTCTGCATAAGCCGTTGATAATGG GTGATAAGTCATCGAGAAGCTATAGTGTTGGGGAGATTGACAGTGACGTTGCTGCACTCTTTGGTGACAGCCTCCACCTCGGCAGGCGTCTTCCGTCGGGGGGCCACTCTGGTGGGGAGGAGGACCTGGTCGCCCTGCCTTGTGAATTTTGTGAAGCCCTTGTCCCTGCCAACCAGCTCATCATCCATCAG ACAGCGTGCCGACCAGATTTGGCACGGTACGACATCCCTGCTGCCGCGGTTGCCACCAGTGTGTTCAACGCTCACTCCCCTGGCCCTGCCATGCTCTCGAGAGTGAATGCTCCCACAATTCACAATAACCTCAcatcctccccacctccctcccctcttcATCTTCCTGCACGAAGAGACCACGATGACTTGGATGACACTTTGCTGCCGTGTGAATTCTGTCACAAGAGCTTCTCCATCAACAAGCTCTATGAGCATCAG ACTCAGTGCACGTGGTCGCTGACCGATGGTTTCAATGGACGGCAAGACACGACCTTCAACGGACGGCCAGACACGACCTTCAACGGACGGCCAGACACGACCTTCAACGGACGGCCAGACACGACCTTCAACAGACGGCCGGACACGACCTTCAACGGACGGCCAGACACGACCTTCAACGGACGGCCTGATCCAGTCGATCAACTCCCTTCAACTTCCATGCCCAAATTTGTCGCTG AGTACAAATCCAATGACAAGAATGTGGAGAGAGAGGCATACAAGGAGGATGTTAAAAAGCCTGCCAGCAGACTGCCAAATGAATTGAAGccgaggaggagggggggaagggagttTGTGGGGAGGGAGTGGACGCTTCCCCCAGGGGCCCCCAAAGTGCGACCCTCAGCAGCACTTGCCTCTTCCCAACCAGTCGTCTCCAACgtgaatgactttgaaagtgaCGGTGGGAGGCAGGCTTTGCTCAAACAGGCGCAAATGATGGAGAAGATCAATGCGCAACTCGGGTTGAAGAAAGAGTCTTCCAATTCTCAAATGA ATCATGTGTATTCAGACTTGCCCACCTGGGTCCCTCGGGCACCAAAGCAACCAAACTATTTCAACAATTCTCCCAGCAG TTCTCGCAATTTAGGCTCGTACACATCACCATCAGGCGGCCACGCTGCGACAGCAGGCAGGGGCCGTGGCGGCGGTCGTACCACAGGGGCCATTCCCAAACAGAAG
- the LOC124155476 gene encoding TRAF-type zinc finger domain-containing protein 1-like isoform X2 produces MAEENNFCANCKRDIPSVNFVMHSIHCARNITLCTLCEEPVPRSEMDSHQAEFHSLKDCEACGERFDVAQLREHKANTCPMRRVNCSICELELPATEIIEHENYCGSRTELCEDCGEYVMLKYNKLHLESNHGFLKLDDEPGPSPSWQSNERVVAPVIGGYENGASWRPPVQNNVTLGATRVPSASTSKRNNDMPQLNSILPPQAVKSLHKPLIMGDKSSRSYSVGEIDSDVAALFGDSLHLGRRLPSGGHSGGEEDLVALPCEFCEALVPANQLIIHQTACRPDLARYDIPAAAVATSVFNAHSPGPAMLSRVNAPTIHNNLTSSPPPSPLHLPARRDHDDLDDTLLPCEFCHKSFSINKLYEHQTQCTWSLTDGFNGRQDTTFNGRPDTTFNGRPDTTFNGRPDTTFNRRPDTTFNGRPDTTFNGRPDPVDQLPSTSMPKFVAEYKSNDKNVEREAYKEDVKKPASRLPNELKPRRRGGREFVGREWTLPPGAPKVRPSAALASSQPVVSNVNDFESDGGRQALLKQAQMMEKINAQLGLKKESSNSQMNHVYSDLPTWVPRAPKQPNYFNNSPSSSRNLGSYTSPSGGHAATAGRGRGGGRTTGAIPKQKAGTSKSPITY; encoded by the exons ATGgcggaggaaaataatttttgtgcaaattg CAAAAGGGACATTCCTTCTGTAAATTTCGTAATGCATAGCATTCACTGTGCCCGAAATATTACACTCTGTACCCTTTGCGAGGAACCTGTCCCTCGATCGGAAATGGATTCTCATCAAGCTGAATTTCATTCGCTCAAAGATTGTGAGGCTTGTGGGGAGAGATTCGATGTCGCTCAACTCAGGGAACATAAG GCAAACACATGTCCAATGAGGAGAGTCAACTGCTCAATATGTGAGCTTGAATTGCCTGCTACAGAAATCATTGAACATGAAAATTACTGTGGGAGTCGCACAGAGCTCTGTGAAGACTGTGGTGAATAtgtcatgttaaaatataacaAACTTCACTTGGAATCAAACCATGGATTCCTGAAACTAGATGATG AGCCAGGACCTAGTCCATCATGGCAGAGTAATGAGAGGGTAGTGGCCCCTGTGATTGGAGGGTACGAGAACGGTGCCTCGTGGAGACCACCGGTGCAGAATAATGTCACTCTTGGTGCCACCAGGGTGCCATCTGCATCAACAAGCAAAAGAAACAATGACATGCCTCAGTTGAACTCCATTCTTCCTCCTCAGGCTGTAAAATCTCTGCATAAGCCGTTGATAATGG GTGATAAGTCATCGAGAAGCTATAGTGTTGGGGAGATTGACAGTGACGTTGCTGCACTCTTTGGTGACAGCCTCCACCTCGGCAGGCGTCTTCCGTCGGGGGGCCACTCTGGTGGGGAGGAGGACCTGGTCGCCCTGCCTTGTGAATTTTGTGAAGCCCTTGTCCCTGCCAACCAGCTCATCATCCATCAG ACAGCGTGCCGACCAGATTTGGCACGGTACGACATCCCTGCTGCCGCGGTTGCCACCAGTGTGTTCAACGCTCACTCCCCTGGCCCTGCCATGCTCTCGAGAGTGAATGCTCCCACAATTCACAATAACCTCAcatcctccccacctccctcccctcttcATCTTCCTGCACGAAGAGACCACGATGACTTGGATGACACTTTGCTGCCGTGTGAATTCTGTCACAAGAGCTTCTCCATCAACAAGCTCTATGAGCATCAG ACTCAGTGCACGTGGTCGCTGACCGATGGTTTCAATGGACGGCAAGACACGACCTTCAACGGACGGCCAGACACGACCTTCAACGGACGGCCAGACACGACCTTCAACGGACGGCCAGACACGACCTTCAACAGACGGCCGGACACGACCTTCAACGGACGGCCAGACACGACCTTCAACGGACGGCCTGATCCAGTCGATCAACTCCCTTCAACTTCCATGCCCAAATTTGTCGCTG AGTACAAATCCAATGACAAGAATGTGGAGAGAGAGGCATACAAGGAGGATGTTAAAAAGCCTGCCAGCAGACTGCCAAATGAATTGAAGccgaggaggagggggggaagggagttTGTGGGGAGGGAGTGGACGCTTCCCCCAGGGGCCCCCAAAGTGCGACCCTCAGCAGCACTTGCCTCTTCCCAACCAGTCGTCTCCAACgtgaatgactttgaaagtgaCGGTGGGAGGCAGGCTTTGCTCAAACAGGCGCAAATGATGGAGAAGATCAATGCGCAACTCGGGTTGAAGAAAGAGTCTTCCAATTCTCAAATGA ATCATGTGTATTCAGACTTGCCCACCTGGGTCCCTCGGGCACCAAAGCAACCAAACTATTTCAACAATTCTCCCAGCAG TTCTCGCAATTTAGGCTCGTACACATCACCATCAGGCGGCCACGCTGCGACAGCAGGCAGGGGCCGTGGCGGCGGTCGTACCACAGGGGCCATTCCCAAACAGAAGGCAGGAACGAGCAAAAGCCCCATCACCT